One window of the Benincasa hispida cultivar B227 chromosome 3, ASM972705v1, whole genome shotgun sequence genome contains the following:
- the LOC120073884 gene encoding uncharacterized protein LOC120073884, with protein MAKGRKLTTSRSERFLGSYSYNHNQNSTGSDSSELGEEDVWPMADTVETDREDFGEENSFAACGGGGSNNHGGIPVRRGSGVPRDTRERHVGGLSLAFEDPSRMTSARIVHQFRGNETVASPRGRQMATSAPVNVPDWSKILRVESVDSLHELDETLDDPDSEIVPPHEYLARSRKKNATSVFVGVGRTLKGRDLRRVRDAVWLQTGFDG; from the coding sequence atGGCTAAAGGTCGGAAATTGACGACGAGTCGGAGCGAGCGATTTCTCGGTAGCTATAGCTACAATCATAACCAAAACTCCACCGGGAGCGACTCGTCGGAACTGGGCGAAGAGGATGTTTGGCCGATGGCAGATACCGTGGAGACGGACCGGGAGGATTTCGGCGAAGAGAATTCGTTTGCCGCCTGCGGCGGCGGAGGGAGTAATAATCACGGAGGGATTCCGGTAAGGCGGGGGAGTGGGGTTCCTCGGGATACACGTGAGCGACACGTAGGCGGGCTATCGTTGGCATTTGAAGATCCGAGTAGGATGACATCGGCGAGAATTGTGCATCAGTTTCGAGGGAATGAGACGGTGGCGTCCCCACGAGGGCGGCAGATGGCTACGTCAGCGCCCGTGAACGTGCCGGATTGGAGCAAAATTCTCCGAGTGGAGTCGGTGGACTCGTTACACGAGTTGGACGAGACGTTGGATGACCCGGATTCGGAGATCGTTCCGCCACACGAGTATTTGGCCAGAAGTCGAAAAAAGAACGCCACTTCGGTTTTCGTCGGTGTCGGTCGGACCCTCAAGGGCCGGGACTTGAGACGGGTCCGGGATGCGGTTTGGCTGCAAACCGGGTTCGAtggataa